A part of Podarcis muralis chromosome 13, rPodMur119.hap1.1, whole genome shotgun sequence genomic DNA contains:
- the LOC144325164 gene encoding uncharacterized protein LOC144325164 produces MMSCLLQRATLPGMRLQLMMGERTSRRFPADNLRTSSPLPLLRTGMAPSRPCLKQKQQPKFTPIKAASQFISEREETLVSASVLGWSGRSPDARKEEDRLGQLIRSGREPFPNIYFVLVKSLERCDDPQVLGQREQRGPSIVFGPSEAHSYMMSCLLQRATLPGMRLQLMMGERTSRWFLAGNPHISSPLPLLRTGMAPSRPCLKQKQQPKFPPIKTASQFISEREKTLAAASVPGRPGWSPDARREEDRLGQLIRSGKWKCPFPGPPPPSAPDWASVAGSQEPADVSIFFAGREPFPNIYFVLVRSLERCDDPQVLGQREQRGPSIVFGPSEAHSHMMSCFLHRATPPGMRLQRLLPG; encoded by the exons ATGATGTCCTGCTTACTCCAAAGGGCCACGCTtccagggatgaggctccagCTCATGATGGGAGAGAGAACATCCCGGCGGTTCCCGGCTGACAACCTTcgcacctcttccccactgcccCTTCTCCGTACGGGCATGGCTCCTTCCCGGCCCTGtttgaagcagaagcagcagccaaagtttaCTCCGATTAAAGCAGCATCTCAATTTATTTCAGAGAGGGAGGAGACTTTGGTTTCTGCTTCTGTGCTAGGCTGGTCGGGACGGAGCCCAGACGCCCGTAAGGAGGAGGACAGGTTGGGGCAGCTAATAAGATCAG ggagggagcctttccccaacaTATACTTTGTTCTGGTCAAATCCCTGGAGAGATGTGACGACCCTCAGGTTCTGGGACAGAGGGAACAAAGGGGTCCTTCCATAGTTTTTGGCCCATCAGAGGCCCATTCTTATATGATGTCCTGCTTACTCCAAAGGGCCACGCTtccagggatgaggctccagCTCATGATGGGAGAGAGAACATCCCGGTGGTTCCTGGCTGGCAACCCTCACATCTCTTCCCCACTGCCCCTCCTCCGTACGGGCATGGCTCCTTCCCGGCCCTGtttgaagcagaagcagcagccaaagtttcCTCCCATTAAAACAGCATCTCAATTTATTTCAGAGAGGGAGAagactttggctgctgcttctgtgccaGGCCGGCCAGGCTGGAGCCCAGACGCCCGTAGGGAGGAGGACAGGTTGGGGCAGCTAATAAGATCAGGTAAGTGGAAATGCCCcttcccaggtcccccccccccttctgccccaGACTGGGCTAGCGTGGCTGGGAGCCAGGAGCCTGCTGATGTCTCCattttctttgcagggagggagcctttccccaacaTATACTTTGTTCTCGTCAGATCCCTGGAGAGATGTGACGACCCTCAGGTTCTGGGGCAGAGGGAACAAAGGGGTCCTTCCATAGTTTTTGGCCCATCAGAGGCCCATTCTCATATGATGTCCTGCTTCCTCCACAGGGCCACAcctccagggatgaggctccagCGCCTGCTCCCAGGATGA